The following coding sequences lie in one Mycobacterium sp. Z3061 genomic window:
- a CDS encoding flavin monoamine oxidase family protein, which translates to MPNPPWNVDIVVVGAGLAGLAAARELTQQGHDVLVLEGRDRVGGRSFSGSVAGLPIDRGGSFVGPTQDAVLKLISELGLPTVPTYHDGKNVIHWRGAARAYSGTIPRLSLVGLLDIGRLQWQFERISRTVPIAAPWHAKRARQLDGVSLGQWLGMVRATASSRDLMAIMTRVTWGCEPDDVSMLHAARYVRAAGGLNRLLDTENGAQQDLIPGGTQQIADRAAAELGDRVVLDAPVRRIDRHGSGVTVTCDQGRAEAGFVIVAIPPAHRAAIEFSPPLPPEYTELARNWPQGRLTKAYAAYETPFWRAKGFSGQALLDSGPVFITFDVSPQADGPGVLLGFVDPRAFDSLPPDQRRRDALRCFASLYGEEALNPLDYTDFRWGTEEFAPGGPTAAVPPGSWTKYGRLLRQPVGPIHWAGTETADEWTGYFDGAVRSGQRAAAEVAALL; encoded by the coding sequence GTGCCGAACCCACCCTGGAATGTCGACATCGTCGTGGTGGGCGCCGGCCTCGCCGGACTCGCCGCAGCTCGGGAATTGACGCAACAGGGCCATGACGTGCTGGTGCTGGAAGGCCGCGACCGGGTCGGCGGCCGCTCGTTCAGCGGGAGCGTCGCCGGCCTGCCGATCGACCGGGGCGGCTCCTTCGTCGGCCCCACCCAGGACGCGGTGCTCAAGCTGATCAGCGAGCTCGGGCTGCCCACCGTTCCGACCTACCACGACGGCAAGAACGTGATCCACTGGCGCGGCGCCGCCCGCGCCTACAGCGGCACCATTCCCCGGCTCTCGCTGGTCGGACTGCTCGACATCGGCCGGTTGCAGTGGCAGTTCGAGCGCATCTCGCGCACCGTCCCGATTGCGGCGCCCTGGCATGCCAAGCGGGCCCGCCAGCTCGACGGCGTCTCGCTCGGACAGTGGCTGGGCATGGTGCGCGCCACCGCATCGTCGCGGGATCTGATGGCCATCATGACCCGGGTGACCTGGGGCTGCGAACCCGATGACGTGTCGATGCTGCACGCCGCCCGGTATGTGCGTGCGGCCGGCGGACTCAACCGCCTACTCGACACCGAGAACGGTGCCCAGCAGGACCTGATACCGGGGGGCACTCAGCAGATCGCCGATCGGGCGGCGGCCGAACTCGGCGACCGCGTCGTGCTGGACGCCCCTGTCCGGCGTATCGACCGGCACGGGTCTGGCGTGACGGTCACCTGTGACCAGGGCCGGGCCGAGGCCGGGTTCGTCATCGTCGCCATTCCGCCCGCCCACCGCGCCGCCATCGAGTTCAGTCCCCCGCTGCCGCCCGAGTACACCGAACTCGCCCGCAACTGGCCGCAGGGCAGGCTCACCAAGGCCTACGCGGCCTACGAGACACCGTTCTGGCGGGCCAAGGGCTTCTCCGGCCAGGCCCTGCTGGACAGCGGACCGGTGTTCATCACCTTCGACGTCAGCCCGCAGGCGGACGGTCCCGGCGTCCTGCTGGGCTTCGTCGACCCGCGCGCCTTCGACTCGCTACCGCCCGACCAGCGACGCCGGGACGCGCTGCGCTGCTTCGCCTCGCTGTACGGCGAGGAAGCGCTCAACCCACTCGATTACACCGATTTTCGTTGGGGCACAGAAGAATTCGCACCGGGCGGACCCACCGCGGCAGTGCCGCCGGGGTCATGGACCAAGTACGGCAGGTTGCTTCGCCAACCGGTCGGCCCGATTCACTGGGCGGGCACCGAGACCGCCGACGAATGGACCGGATACTTCGACGGTGCGGTCAGGTCCGGCCAGCGGGCCGCCGCCGAGGTCGCCGCTCTGCTATGA
- a CDS encoding TIGR03617 family F420-dependent LLM class oxidoreductase yields the protein MRVFTALYGLGDAAERARELREAGASGVATFEGPHDVFAPLTLAATVGGLDLMTNVAIAFPRNPIHLAHQANDHQLLSEGRFHLGLGTQIRPQIEKRFGAQFDRPVQRMTELIAALRAIFEAWNSGGRLDFRGDFYRHTLMTPTFNPGPNPYGPPPIYVGALGPRLTRATAEHADGLLVMPFGSKRFLHGSTMPAVREGLEASGRGAQDFRIIPEVIVSGDSPEAVAGTRRLLSFYGSTPAYRPVLAAHGWEDLQPELNAMSKQGRWQEMGSLITDEMMHTIAACGTPAQIAAHIRDRLDGVSDTVFLYQAAPIGLSTLAEIIDELGRDG from the coding sequence ATGAGGGTGTTTACCGCTTTATACGGGCTGGGCGACGCGGCCGAGCGCGCGCGCGAGCTGCGCGAGGCCGGGGCAAGCGGTGTGGCCACCTTCGAAGGCCCGCACGACGTGTTCGCGCCGTTGACGCTGGCCGCCACGGTGGGTGGCCTGGACCTGATGACCAATGTCGCGATTGCGTTTCCGCGCAACCCGATTCACCTGGCGCACCAGGCCAACGACCACCAGCTGCTCAGCGAGGGCCGCTTTCATCTGGGGCTGGGCACGCAGATCCGTCCGCAGATCGAGAAGCGGTTCGGCGCGCAGTTCGACCGCCCGGTGCAACGGATGACGGAGCTGATCGCGGCGCTGCGCGCGATCTTCGAGGCCTGGAATTCCGGCGGGCGCTTGGATTTTCGCGGTGATTTCTACCGGCACACGCTGATGACGCCGACGTTCAATCCCGGCCCGAACCCGTACGGCCCGCCGCCGATCTACGTGGGAGCGCTGGGGCCGCGGCTGACCCGGGCCACTGCCGAGCACGCCGACGGCCTGCTGGTGATGCCGTTCGGTTCGAAGCGTTTCCTGCACGGCAGCACCATGCCGGCGGTTCGGGAGGGTCTGGAGGCCAGTGGCCGGGGCGCGCAGGATTTCCGGATCATCCCCGAAGTCATCGTCTCCGGCGACTCGCCGGAGGCGGTGGCGGGTACCCGGCGGCTGCTGTCGTTCTACGGGTCGACCCCGGCGTATCGACCGGTGCTGGCGGCGCACGGCTGGGAGGACCTGCAGCCCGAGCTCAACGCGATGTCCAAGCAGGGCCGTTGGCAGGAGATGGGCTCACTGATCACCGACGAGATGATGCACACCATCGCCGCGTGCGGCACGCCGGCACAGATCGCCGCGCATATCCGCGACCGTCTCGACGGCGTCTCGGACACGGTGTTCCTGTATCAGGCTGCGCCCATCGGCCTGTCCACGCTGGCCGAGATCATCGACGAGTTAGGGCGCGACGGTTAG
- a CDS encoding phosphotransferase family protein, with amino-acid sequence MANEPALEDVGRMQRSSRDTATVPALMSEWLATKLPVKPEVTVESGVDSTGMSSETLILTARWDGNEQKLVARVAPTAQDVPVFPTYRLDHQFEVIRQVGELTDVPVPRVRWIENTGDVLGAPFFLMDYVEGVVPPDVMPYTFGGNWFADAPAEQQRKLQDASVNVLAALHSIPNAENTFGFLTADLTGETALRKHFGWVRSWYDFAVPDIGRSPLVERTFQWLQDNWPADADAREPVLNWGDARVGNVLYQDFQPVAVLDWEMVTLGPRELDVAWMIFAHKVFQELAGLATLPGLPGVMRQEDVRATYQQLTGVELSDLNWFYVYSGVMWACVFMRTGARRVHFGEVEKPEDVETLFYHAGLMKRLIGEES; translated from the coding sequence GTGGCCAACGAACCGGCTCTCGAAGATGTGGGCCGCATGCAACGCTCGAGCCGCGATACCGCCACCGTCCCGGCCTTGATGTCTGAATGGTTGGCGACGAAGCTGCCGGTAAAGCCCGAGGTGACCGTGGAAAGCGGCGTGGACTCGACGGGCATGTCGTCCGAGACCCTCATCCTGACCGCACGCTGGGACGGCAACGAACAGAAGCTGGTCGCCCGGGTCGCGCCCACCGCGCAAGACGTGCCCGTCTTCCCGACGTACCGCCTGGACCACCAGTTCGAGGTGATCCGGCAGGTCGGTGAGCTGACCGACGTACCGGTACCCCGGGTGCGCTGGATCGAGAACACCGGGGACGTGCTGGGAGCCCCGTTCTTCCTGATGGACTACGTCGAGGGCGTGGTACCTCCCGACGTCATGCCATATACCTTCGGCGGCAACTGGTTCGCCGACGCACCCGCCGAACAACAGCGCAAGCTCCAAGACGCCTCGGTCAACGTGCTGGCCGCACTGCATTCAATTCCCAACGCCGAGAACACGTTCGGCTTCCTGACCGCGGATCTCACCGGCGAAACCGCGCTGCGCAAACACTTCGGCTGGGTCAGGTCGTGGTACGACTTCGCGGTCCCCGACATCGGCCGGTCCCCCTTGGTGGAGCGCACCTTCCAATGGTTGCAAGACAATTGGCCGGCCGACGCCGATGCGCGCGAGCCGGTGCTCAACTGGGGTGACGCCCGGGTGGGCAACGTGCTGTACCAGGATTTCCAGCCGGTGGCGGTACTGGACTGGGAGATGGTGACACTCGGCCCACGGGAACTCGACGTGGCGTGGATGATATTCGCGCACAAGGTGTTTCAGGAACTCGCCGGACTTGCGACACTGCCCGGCCTGCCCGGCGTGATGCGTCAGGAGGACGTGCGGGCCACCTATCAGCAACTCACCGGCGTCGAACTCAGCGACCTGAACTGGTTCTACGTGTACTCCGGTGTCATGTGGGCGTGCGTGTTCATGCGCACCGGCGCCCGCCGCGTGCACTTCGGTGAAGTGGAGAAACCAGAAGACGTGGAGACGCTCTTCTATCACGCCGGATTGATGAAACGTCTTATCGGAGAGGAAAGCTGA
- a CDS encoding TetR/AcrR family transcriptional regulator, with translation MKADPSTLDKIPGAGRPRDPRIDSAILAATAELLVNIGYSNLSLAAVAERAGTTKSALYRRWSSKAELVHEAAFPVAPTALVAPAGDFAADIRMMIEATRDVFTTPVVRAALPGLVADMTADAELNARVMSRFAGLFAAVRIRLREAIERGEAHPDVDPDRLIELIGGATMLRMMLYPDQKLDDAWVEQTAAIVVHGVTR, from the coding sequence ATGAAAGCAGACCCGTCCACCCTTGACAAGATCCCCGGCGCCGGGCGGCCGCGGGATCCACGTATTGACTCTGCCATCCTGGCGGCGACCGCGGAACTGCTTGTCAACATCGGCTATTCGAATCTGAGTCTGGCCGCGGTGGCCGAGCGGGCCGGAACGACGAAGTCGGCGCTGTACCGCAGGTGGTCGAGCAAGGCGGAACTGGTGCACGAGGCGGCCTTCCCGGTGGCGCCGACGGCGTTGGTCGCCCCGGCCGGCGATTTCGCCGCCGACATCCGGATGATGATCGAGGCCACCCGTGACGTGTTCACCACTCCGGTGGTGCGGGCCGCGCTGCCGGGTCTGGTGGCCGACATGACGGCCGATGCCGAGCTGAACGCGCGGGTGATGTCGCGCTTCGCGGGGTTGTTCGCCGCGGTGCGGATACGGCTGCGCGAGGCGATCGAGCGCGGCGAGGCGCATCCCGACGTTGACCCGGATCGCCTCATCGAATTGATCGGAGGAGCCACCATGCTGCGGATGATGCTGTACCCCGACCAGAAGCTGGACGACGCCTGGGTGGAGCAGACCGCGGCCATCGTCGTGCACGGGGTGACCCGTTGA
- a CDS encoding SDR family oxidoreductase — protein sequence MTAIVTGASRGLGRAIALALAADGEAVAVVGRTEAVWDERLPGTIGETVADIEAAGGRAVAIRADLTEHDDIVKLVDEARDALGPINILINNAAFTAPGRPGGTPRAKRTATDKARYPGFVSVPLAAYRRHFEIAVFAAYELMQLVSPDMISAGGGSIVNITSIASRLGGGLPGYGGSKAALEHLTGCAALDLADHNIAVNALAPSKPIMTPGLSYYAHGFDDESTAEEFAQAALQLARVSPSVVTGRTIGHLEVLDGSFAPFMV from the coding sequence TTGACCGCCATCGTCACCGGTGCCAGTCGCGGTCTGGGGCGGGCGATCGCGCTCGCGCTGGCGGCCGACGGCGAGGCGGTGGCCGTCGTCGGGCGCACCGAGGCCGTCTGGGATGAGCGGTTGCCCGGGACCATCGGCGAGACCGTCGCCGACATCGAAGCGGCCGGCGGCCGGGCGGTGGCGATCCGGGCCGACCTGACCGAACATGACGACATCGTCAAGCTGGTCGACGAAGCGCGAGATGCTCTGGGACCCATCAACATTCTGATCAACAATGCCGCGTTCACCGCGCCGGGACGGCCGGGTGGCACGCCGCGGGCCAAGAGAACTGCAACGGACAAGGCCCGGTACCCGGGCTTCGTGAGCGTCCCCTTGGCCGCCTACCGCCGGCATTTCGAGATCGCGGTGTTCGCCGCGTACGAATTGATGCAGCTGGTCAGCCCGGACATGATCAGTGCCGGGGGCGGTTCGATCGTCAACATCACCTCTATCGCATCCCGGCTGGGCGGGGGTCTGCCCGGATACGGTGGTTCCAAGGCGGCGCTGGAACACCTCACCGGTTGTGCCGCACTGGATCTCGCTGACCACAACATCGCGGTCAACGCACTGGCGCCGTCCAAGCCGATCATGACTCCCGGCCTGTCCTACTACGCCCACGGTTTCGACGACGAGAGCACCGCCGAGGAATTCGCGCAGGCGGCACTGCAACTCGCGCGGGTGAGCCCCAGCGTCGTGACCGGCCGCACGATCGGGCATCTGGAAGTGCTCGACGGGAGCTTCGCGCCGTTCATGGTGTAA